From Pirellulales bacterium, one genomic window encodes:
- a CDS encoding Shedu immune nuclease family protein — protein sequence MKKLADVDFDPAKGAQELREFGELLASRAELAERADIQQFFKERRHLCALVGTCGPHGSVADCLAFEFPIVGDFSADLVVGNRVPRAFLFVELEDARQNSVFSRVGDRAARDWSPRFNHGFSQIVDWFCSLDDFKRTRRFSRDFGGGHVRFSGLLLIGRSANLEGDEKERLSWRADKVKVDSVQVGCMTYDDLYDALAFRMRVWGLATDAEES from the coding sequence ATGAAGAAACTGGCGGATGTCGATTTCGATCCCGCCAAAGGTGCGCAAGAGTTGCGGGAATTTGGCGAGCTTTTGGCGTCTCGTGCCGAACTCGCCGAACGTGCCGATATTCAGCAGTTTTTCAAGGAGCGGCGACACCTCTGCGCCCTCGTCGGGACATGTGGGCCACATGGATCGGTGGCCGACTGCCTCGCATTCGAATTTCCCATCGTAGGCGATTTTTCGGCGGACCTCGTCGTGGGCAATCGAGTGCCGCGCGCATTTTTATTCGTGGAGCTCGAAGACGCCAGGCAGAACAGCGTTTTCTCTCGGGTCGGCGACAGGGCAGCCCGAGATTGGAGTCCGCGGTTCAATCACGGCTTCAGTCAAATCGTCGACTGGTTTTGTTCGCTGGACGATTTCAAGCGGACCCGACGGTTCTCGCGCGATTTTGGCGGCGGACACGTTCGGTTCAGCGGCTTGCTTTTAATCGGCAGGTCGGCGAATTTGGAGGGCGACGAAAAGGAACGGTTAAGCTGGCGAGCGGACAAGGTGAAGGTCGACTCGGTGCAAGTTGGCTGCATGACGTACGATGATTTGTACGACGCGCTCGCGTTTCGCATGCGAGTCTGGGGCCTTGCCACCGATGCCGAAGAAAGTTAG
- a CDS encoding sugar phosphate isomerase/epimerase family protein: MYYPVRNPQATHPMRLGYNTNGLAHHDPFEAVELLAEIGYRSVALTLDHGPLNPFAGDFDDQLRKMRQLLERLDMRSVVETGARYLLDPRTKHEPTLVSRDPRGRQRRTDFLRRAIDAAHALESDCVSLWSGVVRDGAADGADEAAVWQRLLGGLHETLDYAEARGVVLGFEPEPGMFVDTMARFDDLSRRLDHDRFRLTLDIGHLQCLGELPITDHLVRYAERLVNVHLEDMRAGRHEHLMFGEGEIDFPPVMRYLSESGYAGGIHVELSRHSHLGPEAARQAFAFLSPLMAT; this comes from the coding sequence ATGTACTACCCCGTCCGAAATCCTCAGGCCACCCACCCAATGCGTCTCGGCTACAACACCAACGGCCTCGCTCATCATGATCCGTTTGAGGCGGTGGAACTGCTGGCGGAGATCGGCTATCGCAGCGTGGCACTCACGCTCGACCATGGTCCCCTGAACCCGTTCGCCGGCGACTTCGACGATCAGCTCCGCAAAATGCGGCAATTGTTAGAGCGGCTTGACATGCGCAGTGTCGTCGAGACCGGTGCCCGTTACCTGCTCGATCCGAGGACGAAACACGAGCCGACGCTCGTCTCGCGCGACCCGCGGGGGCGCCAGCGGCGAACCGACTTTCTCAGGCGGGCCATCGATGCGGCCCACGCGCTGGAGAGCGACTGCGTTTCGCTTTGGTCGGGCGTCGTTCGCGACGGCGCCGCCGACGGGGCCGACGAGGCGGCGGTCTGGCAACGCCTGCTCGGCGGCCTGCACGAGACGCTGGACTACGCCGAGGCGCGCGGCGTCGTGCTGGGCTTCGAACCCGAACCGGGCATGTTCGTCGACACCATGGCCCGCTTCGACGATTTGTCGCGGCGGCTGGACCACGACCGCTTTCGCTTGACGCTCGACATCGGCCACCTGCAGTGCCTGGGCGAGCTGCCGATTACGGATCACCTGGTCCGTTATGCGGAGCGGTTGGTGAACGTCCATCTCGAAGACATGCGGGCCGGCCGGCATGAACACCTGATGTTCGGCGAGGGCGAAATCGACTTTCCGCCCGTCATGCGGTATCTTTCAGAGAGCGGGTACGCGGGCGGCATTCACGTTGAGCTGAGCCGCCACAGCCATCTCGGCCCGGAGGCCGCCCGCCAGGCGTTCGCCTTCCTCAGTCCGTTGATGGCGACGTGA
- the metG gene encoding methionine--tRNA ligase, giving the protein MSQRRILVTSALPYANGHIHIGHLVEYIQTDIWVRFQKLAGHRCVYICADDTHGTAIMIRARQEGRNEEAVIADMKAAHQRDFAGFQIVFDNYGSTHSPENRGLCAEIWAALRKAGLIFEREVTQLFDPVANTFLADRFVKGTCPKCKLPNQYGDSCDNGHTYSPSELIDPVSTLSGAKPELRSSKHLFVNTEQLHGFLQEWTQTGDHLQPDVAHWLAGAFLSEPLRDWDVSRPAPYFGFEISDAPGHYWYVWFDAPIGYIASSKEWCVRQGEEFDSWWRSDQTEIHHFIGKDITYFHTLFWPVMLKASGFNLPRKVHIHGFLTVGGEKMSKTKGTFVRASTYLKHLDPAYLRYYYATKLVPKLDDLDLNLAEFVAKVNGDLVGKAVNLASRTARFVRETGLAASYPDDGGLFAQAAAAGGEIAASYDACDYNRAMRQIMLLADRANKYVEDAAPWSLKGANHAEQLRQVCTVSLNLFRQLVVYLTPVLPRLAEQTGKLFGKPIERWSDAGQPLVGTPVSEFEHLMQRVETKQVKAMIDESKEEAPQTAETSGPASAAQLVDGPEPLAAEPLLGQISYDEFAKVDLRIARVVAAEEVPKAKKLLRLTLSLGGDMRRNVFAGIKSAYKPEELVGQLVVCVANLAPRQMQFGTSEGMVVASGPGGEEVFLLRPDEGAKPGQRVH; this is encoded by the coding sequence ATGAGCCAGCGTCGAATTCTTGTCACCAGCGCACTCCCCTATGCCAATGGCCACATCCACATCGGCCATCTGGTCGAGTACATCCAGACCGATATCTGGGTGCGCTTCCAGAAGCTGGCCGGCCATCGTTGCGTCTATATCTGCGCCGACGATACGCACGGCACGGCCATCATGATTCGTGCCCGGCAGGAAGGCCGCAACGAAGAGGCCGTGATCGCCGACATGAAAGCGGCCCACCAGCGCGATTTCGCGGGCTTCCAGATCGTGTTCGACAACTACGGCAGCACGCACAGCCCCGAAAACCGCGGGCTGTGCGCCGAGATTTGGGCCGCCTTGCGCAAAGCCGGACTGATCTTCGAACGCGAGGTGACGCAGCTTTTCGACCCCGTCGCCAACACCTTTCTGGCCGACCGCTTCGTCAAAGGAACGTGTCCCAAGTGCAAGCTGCCGAACCAATATGGCGACAGTTGCGACAACGGCCACACCTACAGCCCCAGCGAGCTGATCGACCCGGTCAGTACGCTGAGCGGGGCCAAACCGGAGCTGCGCTCGTCGAAGCACCTGTTCGTCAACACGGAACAACTGCACGGCTTTTTGCAGGAGTGGACTCAGACGGGCGATCATTTGCAGCCCGACGTGGCCCACTGGCTGGCCGGGGCGTTTCTCTCCGAGCCGCTGCGCGACTGGGATGTTTCGCGCCCCGCGCCGTATTTCGGGTTCGAGATTTCCGACGCGCCGGGCCATTACTGGTATGTTTGGTTCGACGCGCCCATCGGCTACATCGCCTCGAGCAAAGAGTGGTGCGTCAGGCAGGGCGAAGAGTTCGATTCGTGGTGGCGCAGCGACCAGACCGAAATCCACCATTTCATCGGCAAGGACATCACCTATTTCCACACGCTCTTCTGGCCGGTGATGCTCAAGGCGTCAGGCTTCAACCTGCCGCGGAAAGTCCACATTCACGGCTTCTTGACGGTGGGCGGCGAAAAAATGTCGAAGACCAAGGGCACGTTCGTTCGCGCTTCGACCTACCTGAAGCACCTCGATCCGGCCTACCTGCGCTATTACTATGCCACCAAGCTGGTGCCCAAGCTCGACGACCTGGACCTGAATCTTGCTGAGTTCGTGGCCAAGGTGAACGGCGATCTGGTGGGCAAAGCGGTGAACCTGGCCAGCCGCACGGCCCGCTTCGTGCGCGAGACGGGTCTGGCGGCAAGCTATCCCGACGACGGCGGGCTGTTCGCGCAGGCGGCGGCCGCCGGCGGCGAGATTGCGGCCAGCTACGATGCCTGCGACTACAACCGGGCCATGCGGCAAATCATGCTGCTGGCCGATCGCGCCAACAAGTACGTCGAAGACGCCGCTCCTTGGAGCCTGAAGGGAGCGAATCACGCCGAGCAACTGCGGCAGGTTTGCACGGTGTCGCTGAATCTGTTTCGGCAGTTGGTAGTCTATCTGACCCCGGTCTTGCCCCGGCTGGCCGAGCAGACGGGCAAGCTCTTCGGCAAGCCGATCGAGCGTTGGAGCGACGCGGGCCAGCCGCTGGTCGGCACGCCCGTCAGCGAATTCGAGCATCTGATGCAACGTGTAGAAACCAAACAGGTGAAAGCCATGATTGACGAGAGCAAAGAAGAAGCGCCGCAAACCGCTGAGACAAGCGGGCCCGCAAGCGCGGCCCAACTGGTCGACGGCCCGGAGCCGTTGGCAGCCGAGCCGCTGTTGGGCCAGATCAGCTACGACGAGTTCGCCAAGGTCGATTTGCGGATTGCCCGCGTCGTGGCGGCCGAAGAGGTGCCCAAGGCGAAAAAGCTGTTACGGCTCACTTTGAGCCTGGGCGGCGATATGCGGCGGAACGTGTTCGCCGGCATCAAGAGCGCCTACAAACCTGAAGAACTGGTGGGCCAGCTCGTCGTGTGCGTGGCCAATCTGGCCCCGCGGCAGATGCAGTTCGGCACCAGCGAGGGGATGGTGGTGGCCAGCGGACCCGGCGGCGAAGAGGTGTTCTTGCTGCGGCCCGACGAGGGCGCCAAGCCGGGGCAGCGCGTGCATTAG
- a CDS encoding aspartate aminotransferase family protein has protein sequence MPLPIPGDDRSRDQAHLLHSLHNREAQARAHVWVRGHGAVLVDQDGKEYLDGLAGLWNVVAGHGRRELADAAARQMNELAYASCYAGSTNRPAIALAERLAGLGYPGINRFYFTSGGAESNESAFKTARYYWKVAGQPDKYKIVSRVWGYHGVTLAAMSATGIASYWPMFEPRTPGFVQIESPYPYRFQASPNDSRTAGQQAADLLEAAILREGRDTVAAFLGEPVQGAGGVIVPPDDYWPRVREICDRYGVLLIADEVITGFGRTGEWFALSRYGIEPDIVSFAKGITSGYFPLGGIGVSDRIGAAIDGAAGDRTWMHAFTYSGHPVGCAVALVNLAIIEREGLVAQAGALGRRLLEGLRTLGSHPHVGDVRGLGLMCAVELVADKTTKAEFPAAEQVGPRVYAATQERGLFTRLRGDVYNLAPCFVTTDAQIDRMVEILGDSIQAVLGP, from the coding sequence ATGCCACTGCCGATACCTGGCGACGACCGTTCGCGAGATCAAGCCCACCTGCTCCACTCGCTCCATAACCGCGAGGCGCAGGCCCGGGCCCATGTTTGGGTCCGGGGCCACGGGGCGGTGCTGGTCGACCAGGATGGCAAGGAGTATCTCGACGGGCTGGCCGGACTTTGGAACGTCGTCGCCGGACATGGCCGCCGCGAATTGGCCGATGCCGCCGCGCGGCAGATGAACGAACTCGCCTACGCCTCGTGCTACGCCGGCAGCACGAACCGCCCGGCCATCGCGCTGGCCGAGCGGCTCGCGGGGCTCGGTTACCCCGGCATCAACCGCTTCTACTTTACCTCCGGCGGGGCCGAGTCGAACGAATCGGCCTTCAAGACCGCCCGCTACTACTGGAAGGTCGCCGGCCAGCCCGACAAGTACAAGATCGTCAGCCGCGTCTGGGGCTATCATGGCGTGACGCTGGCCGCCATGTCGGCGACCGGCATCGCGTCGTACTGGCCGATGTTCGAGCCGCGCACGCCCGGTTTCGTCCAGATCGAGAGCCCGTATCCCTATCGTTTCCAGGCCTCCCCAAATGACTCGCGGACTGCGGGTCAACAGGCGGCCGACTTGCTCGAAGCGGCCATCCTGCGCGAGGGTCGCGACACGGTGGCCGCGTTTCTGGGCGAGCCGGTGCAGGGCGCCGGCGGCGTGATCGTGCCTCCTGACGACTACTGGCCGCGCGTTCGCGAGATCTGCGACCGCTACGGCGTGCTCTTGATCGCCGACGAGGTCATCACCGGATTCGGCCGGACGGGCGAGTGGTTCGCCCTTTCGCGCTACGGCATCGAGCCGGATATCGTGAGCTTCGCCAAAGGAATCACCAGCGGCTATTTTCCGCTGGGCGGCATCGGCGTCAGCGACCGCATCGGCGCCGCGATCGACGGCGCGGCCGGCGATCGCACCTGGATGCATGCCTTCACCTACTCCGGGCATCCGGTCGGCTGCGCCGTCGCGCTTGTTAACCTCGCGATCATCGAGCGCGAGGGGCTTGTCGCGCAGGCCGGCGCACTCGGCCGGCGGTTGCTCGAAGGTCTTCGGACGCTCGGCTCGCATCCCCACGTGGGCGATGTGCGCGGGCTGGGGTTGATGTGCGCCGTCGAGTTGGTGGCCGATAAAACGACGAAAGCCGAGTTTCCCGCGGCCGAGCAGGTTGGACCTCGCGTGTATGCTGCGACGCAAGAGCGGGGCCTCTTCACCCGGCTGCGCGGCGACGTTTACAACCTTGCCCCTTGCTTTGTCACCACCGATGCCCAGATCGACCGGATGGTCGAGATTCTAGGTGACTCGATCCAGGCCGTGTTGGGCCCATGA
- a CDS encoding glycosyltransferase family 39 protein — protein MKLRRRISVVCPLAAQALMLLTSAALHSPVMDEAAHLAAGISHWELGRFRLFKVNPPLVRMVAALPAIASGAKTDWSNYSEGVGARPDFTVMDDFVHANGERVFWLVTLARWALVPIVLLGGYVCYRWARELYGDAAGIMPLALWCFCPNVLAYGQIINADAWATALGVAAGYCFWKWLKDPAWDRALVAGIVLGLAELTKTTWLVLFVLWAVLWIVVRCPWSVVCAAIVRSARRQTTPKSLEKGSGFRVQGSGKSRKSHDFCNEDAQLVAILTLGVFCINAGYDFEGSGTRLRNYLFVSRPLKGANEAGRAAQIGNRFAKSWCGGMPLPLPKDYVEGIDMQWHDIEVGKPSYLRGQWRDRGWWYWYLYALALKVPLGTWGLFLLAVGVRVTHWRRGKRSRRTESGAAHPHPRPLPKGEGDSIPHVSRLPEREGEARNPKSKIENPKWADELVLLAPAAVVLVLVSSQTGFSRYIRYVLPVFPFVFIWIGSVACGIGSFARNATEGVPYRRGRALAALTAILLAWSVGGSLWYAPHWMSYFNELAGGPLGGPAHLIDAQVDWGQDLLYLKRWLDAHPEARPLRLVYFGPIDPRLAGIEFSPPPAADHPPDDPAGIAVRPSDLPPGWYAISVNFLYGYPHYALDGHGGRAHFARGAYSYFRRFQPVARVGYSIYIYHVGDRAIGHRSG, from the coding sequence ATGAAGCTGCGTCGCCGAATATCGGTTGTCTGCCCGCTGGCCGCTCAGGCGCTCATGCTGCTCACGAGCGCGGCGCTGCACAGTCCGGTGATGGATGAGGCCGCGCACCTGGCCGCCGGAATCAGCCATTGGGAACTGGGCCGCTTCCGGTTGTTCAAGGTCAATCCGCCGCTGGTGCGGATGGTCGCGGCGCTGCCGGCCATCGCCTCCGGGGCCAAGACCGATTGGAGCAACTACTCGGAGGGCGTCGGCGCGCGGCCGGACTTCACCGTCATGGACGACTTCGTACATGCCAACGGCGAGCGCGTCTTCTGGCTGGTCACGCTCGCCCGCTGGGCGCTCGTCCCGATCGTGCTCTTGGGCGGCTATGTATGCTATCGCTGGGCCCGCGAGTTGTATGGCGACGCGGCGGGCATCATGCCGCTCGCGCTGTGGTGCTTTTGCCCGAACGTGCTGGCCTACGGTCAGATCATCAATGCCGACGCCTGGGCTACGGCGCTTGGTGTGGCGGCGGGCTACTGCTTCTGGAAATGGCTGAAGGATCCGGCCTGGGACCGCGCGCTCGTGGCGGGCATCGTGCTGGGGCTGGCCGAGCTGACCAAGACGACCTGGTTGGTGTTGTTCGTGCTGTGGGCCGTGCTTTGGATCGTGGTCCGTTGTCCGTGGTCCGTTGTTTGCGCCGCGATTGTTCGATCGGCGCGGAGACAAACAACTCCAAAGTCGCTAGAGAAGGGTTCAGGGTTCAGGGTTCAGGGTTCAGGAAAGAGCCGGAAGTCTCACGACTTCTGCAACGAGGACGCACAGTTGGTGGCGATATTGACGTTGGGCGTGTTCTGCATCAATGCGGGCTACGACTTCGAAGGCAGCGGCACGCGGCTGCGCAATTACCTGTTCGTCAGCCGCCCGTTGAAAGGCGCCAACGAGGCGGGGCGGGCGGCGCAGATCGGCAATCGGTTTGCGAAAAGTTGGTGCGGAGGGATGCCTCTGCCGCTGCCGAAGGATTACGTCGAAGGCATCGATATGCAGTGGCACGATATCGAAGTCGGCAAGCCGTCGTATTTGCGCGGCCAGTGGCGGGACCGCGGCTGGTGGTATTGGTATCTCTACGCGCTGGCCCTGAAGGTGCCGTTGGGCACCTGGGGACTGTTCCTGCTGGCGGTGGGAGTGCGCGTGACACACTGGCGGCGCGGGAAAAGGAGTCGTCGGACCGAAAGCGGCGCCGCGCACCCTCACCCGCGCCCTCTCCCGAAGGGAGAGGGAGACAGCATTCCTCACGTCAGCCGTCTCCCGGAACGAGAGGGAGAAGCACGCAATCCAAAATCCAAAATCGAAAATCCAAAATGGGCCGACGAACTGGTGCTGTTGGCGCCGGCGGCGGTGGTGCTGGTGTTGGTCAGCTCGCAGACCGGCTTCAGCAGGTACATCCGATATGTGTTGCCGGTCTTTCCGTTCGTGTTTATCTGGATCGGCAGCGTGGCTTGTGGAATTGGCTCGTTCGCCCGGAACGCCACGGAGGGCGTTCCCTACAGACGCGGTCGCGCGCTCGCCGCGTTGACGGCGATCCTCCTGGCCTGGTCGGTCGGCGGCAGTCTGTGGTACGCGCCGCACTGGATGTCGTACTTCAACGAACTGGCGGGCGGGCCGTTGGGCGGACCCGCGCACCTCATCGACGCCCAGGTCGATTGGGGACAAGACCTGCTCTACCTCAAACGCTGGCTCGACGCGCATCCCGAAGCGCGGCCGCTGCGGCTGGTCTATTTTGGGCCGATCGATCCGCGATTGGCCGGCATCGAGTTCTCGCCGCCGCCCGCGGCAGACCACCCGCCGGACGATCCGGCCGGAATTGCCGTCCGGCCGAGCGACCTCCCGCCGGGCTGGTACGCGATCAGCGTCAACTTTCTCTATGGCTATCCGCACTACGCGCTCGACGGGCATGGCGGCCGCGCGCACTTCGCACGCGGCGCCTACAGCTACTTTCGCCGCTTTCAGCCCGTGGCCAGGGTCGGGTATTCGATCTACATTTACCACGTCGGCGACCGCGCTATCGGGCATCGCAGCGGCTGA
- a CDS encoding DUF433 domain-containing protein: MSPGICGGRPCIAGHRIRVQDIVVMHEMRGMSPKEILAEYPSITLSDIHAALAYYFDHEDDIQEDFRKEDDLYDWGRANAPSKIPAELRKKLGG; this comes from the coding sequence GTGTCGCCGGGCATCTGCGGCGGGCGGCCCTGCATCGCCGGGCACCGCATCCGCGTACAAGACATCGTCGTCATGCATGAAATGCGTGGCATGTCGCCCAAGGAAATCCTGGCGGAGTATCCGAGCATCACGCTTTCCGATATCCACGCGGCACTGGCTTACTATTTCGATCACGAGGACGACATCCAAGAAGATTTCCGCAAAGAGGATGATCTCTACGACTGGGGAAGGGCGAACGCTCCGTCAAAGATTCCCGCCGAGTTGAGAAAAAAGCTCGGTGGCTGA
- a CDS encoding MBL fold metallo-hydrolase: MQLALLGTAGYHPNESRHTACFMLPEVGVVLDAGTGFFRVGPRLLTDELDIFLTHTHLDHVFGLTFLFDVLYGRDLKRVDVHAEAAKVAAIQNHLLYELLFPVGLPCQYRPLTGPVPLARGGTLSSFPLSHPGETVGFRLDWPGHSMAYVTDTVADPAAGYVERIRGVDLLVHECNFSDDYSEQAKLTGHSYTTPVAQVAKQAGVGRLLLVHLNPLIVDKDPVGLDVARAIFRDTTIAEDNTVAEF; encoded by the coding sequence ATGCAACTGGCTCTGCTGGGAACCGCCGGTTATCACCCCAATGAGTCGCGCCACACGGCGTGCTTCATGCTGCCCGAAGTCGGCGTGGTGCTCGATGCGGGCACCGGCTTCTTCCGCGTCGGCCCGCGGCTTTTGACCGACGAGTTGGACATTTTTCTCACGCACACGCACCTCGACCATGTGTTTGGGCTGACGTTCCTGTTCGACGTGCTGTATGGCCGCGACCTGAAGCGTGTCGACGTTCATGCCGAGGCGGCAAAAGTGGCCGCCATCCAGAACCACCTGCTCTACGAGTTGCTCTTTCCGGTCGGACTTCCCTGTCAATACCGGCCGCTCACCGGGCCGGTGCCGTTGGCCCGCGGAGGGACGCTCTCGTCGTTTCCCTTGTCGCACCCCGGCGAAACGGTCGGTTTCAGGCTCGATTGGCCCGGCCATTCGATGGCCTACGTGACCGACACCGTGGCCGATCCGGCCGCCGGCTACGTCGAGCGGATTCGCGGCGTCGACCTGTTGGTCCACGAGTGCAACTTTTCCGACGACTATTCCGAGCAGGCCAAGCTCACCGGCCACAGTTACACCACGCCGGTGGCCCAGGTGGCCAAACAGGCGGGCGTCGGGCGGTTGCTGCTGGTCCACCTCAATCCGCTGATCGTCGACAAAGACCCGGTGGGGCTCGACGTGGCGCGGGCCATCTTTCGCGACACGACCATTGCCGAAGACAACACGGTCGCCGAGTTCTAG
- a CDS encoding M56 family metallopeptidase, which translates to MSSLLTLVSASELSDPALKSAAVVLLAVVVAVVLGRASAAWRHLVWCLSVASLLLLPVLSLALPDWRVAWLPQWTAKPTELAATGHTGLAQANRPAPLDEAPHHDAANILPPIAARSEMEPHNLPPAIIETTSPPRSAMPWLAIAWPAGGLLSLVPLAIGLWQLAGLHRRSQVIGDRRWLNLLDELRRQLGVRRSVQLRQCESAPAPLTWGALRPVLLVPFEAGAWPDERRRLVLLHELAHVRRWDWLTQLVAHVACAVYWFNPLVWLAARQMRIERERACDDIVLASGARASDYARELLALATGLSDAQVSALVAVPMARRGVLDDRLHGILDSRRSRAALTRSAVCLGAALAAAMMAPLAMLRAAPPESTESAPAEQKKEPPAAPIMDLGPAGRQVEQVHVDRDPLTLSNPDVHEIWDLTIEEAVRTALGNSRVLRNMGGFLFTPVRPQSDLKQGASQDAKGSVGDSKAVRGTNVRFVLARIDDDVALADFEAGVRNMVSDLERAYWDLYYHYRNLNAVQAGRDSALQTWRKVHALNMTGAKGGEAEKEAQTREQYFLFRAQAENALGQLYTAESRLRHMMGLLPSDGRLIRPADDPTSEEVRFDWKEVLSEGLNRSVEPSDKEELSDKELELFHLLTNALRDLDRNYQVSHTTSNRRVAAAKQLEAVKGSYEVGTATLDMLLDAQRRLADAEIAYWRALVDYNVAILQVHFRKGSLLERNGILLTEGSSAGFDVRKK; encoded by the coding sequence ATGTCCTCACTACTGACGCTCGTTTCTGCATCCGAATTGTCGGACCCGGCGCTCAAAAGCGCGGCCGTTGTGCTCCTTGCCGTGGTCGTTGCGGTGGTCTTGGGCCGGGCCTCGGCTGCCTGGCGGCACCTGGTGTGGTGCCTGAGCGTGGCGAGCTTGCTGCTCTTGCCGGTCCTGTCGCTGGCGCTGCCGGACTGGCGAGTGGCCTGGCTGCCTCAGTGGACCGCCAAGCCAACGGAGCTCGCCGCAACGGGGCACACCGGGCTCGCGCAGGCGAATCGCCCCGCGCCGCTCGATGAAGCACCGCACCATGATGCGGCGAACATCTTGCCGCCCATCGCCGCTCGTTCGGAAATGGAGCCGCACAATCTGCCGCCTGCCATCATCGAAACGACCAGCCCGCCGCGCTCCGCGATGCCATGGCTGGCGATCGCATGGCCGGCGGGCGGATTGCTGTCGCTCGTTCCGCTGGCGATCGGACTCTGGCAACTGGCCGGCTTGCACCGCCGTTCGCAAGTCATCGGCGATCGTCGCTGGCTGAACCTGCTCGACGAGTTGCGCCGGCAATTGGGCGTGCGCCGCAGTGTGCAACTCCGCCAATGCGAATCGGCACCTGCGCCGTTGACCTGGGGTGCGCTGCGGCCCGTGCTGCTGGTGCCTTTCGAGGCCGGCGCTTGGCCCGACGAGCGGCGGCGGTTGGTGCTGCTGCATGAATTGGCTCACGTCCGCCGCTGGGACTGGCTTACGCAACTGGTCGCCCACGTCGCCTGCGCCGTGTACTGGTTCAACCCGCTCGTCTGGTTGGCCGCAAGGCAAATGCGGATCGAGCGTGAGCGGGCCTGCGACGACATCGTGTTGGCCTCAGGCGCCCGGGCCAGCGACTATGCCCGCGAGTTGCTCGCGCTGGCGACGGGCCTGTCCGATGCGCAGGTGTCGGCGCTCGTGGCCGTGCCGATGGCTCGCCGCGGCGTACTGGATGATCGTCTCCACGGCATTCTCGACAGTCGCCGCAGTCGGGCGGCGCTCACCAGGTCGGCAGTCTGCCTGGGCGCGGCACTCGCGGCCGCCATGATGGCCCCGCTGGCCATGCTTCGCGCTGCTCCTCCCGAATCGACGGAGTCGGCACCTGCAGAACAGAAGAAGGAGCCGCCAGCCGCGCCCATCATGGATTTGGGCCCGGCCGGACGGCAAGTGGAGCAGGTACACGTCGACCGCGACCCACTCACGCTCAGCAATCCCGATGTCCACGAGATTTGGGATCTCACGATTGAAGAGGCCGTTCGGACCGCATTGGGGAACTCCAGAGTGCTGCGAAACATGGGCGGTTTTCTCTTCACGCCTGTTAGGCCGCAATCGGACCTGAAACAGGGCGCCAGCCAGGACGCCAAGGGGTCGGTGGGCGACTCAAAGGCCGTTCGCGGCACGAATGTCCGATTCGTCTTGGCGCGGATCGACGACGACGTCGCACTGGCCGACTTCGAGGCCGGCGTGCGGAACATGGTCAGCGACCTGGAACGGGCCTATTGGGATCTCTATTACCACTACCGCAACCTGAACGCCGTGCAGGCCGGACGCGACAGCGCGTTGCAGACGTGGCGAAAGGTTCACGCCTTGAACATGACGGGCGCCAAGGGCGGCGAGGCCGAGAAAGAAGCACAGACCCGCGAGCAGTACTTCCTCTTCCGCGCCCAGGCGGAAAACGCGCTGGGCCAGCTCTACACGGCCGAGAGCCGCCTGCGACACATGATGGGGCTTCTTCCGAGCGACGGCCGCCTGATCCGCCCGGCCGACGACCCGACCAGCGAGGAAGTCCGCTTCGATTGGAAGGAGGTCCTTTCCGAAGGGCTTAACCGTAGCGTTGAACCGTCAGACAAGGAAGAACTGTCAGACAAGGAACTGGAGTTGTTTCACCTTTTGACCAACGCCCTGCGCGATCTGGACCGCAACTACCAGGTGAGCCACACCACGTCCAATCGCCGGGTGGCGGCCGCCAAGCAGCTCGAGGCGGTCAAAGGCTCTTACGAGGTGGGCACCGCTACCCTCGACATGTTGCTCGACGCCCAGCGCCGCCTGGCCGACGCCGAGATCGCCTACTGGCGCGCCTTGGTCGATTACAACGTGGCGATCCTGCAGGTTCACTTCCGCAAGGGCTCGTTGTTGGAACGCAACGGCATCCTGCTGACCGAAGGGAGCTCGGCTGGTTTCGACGTCCGCAAGAAGTGA
- a CDS encoding BlaI/MecI/CopY family transcriptional regulator, translated as MSRAPADTLSRRERQIMDIVYAQGEATAADVRAALPDPPSYSAVRALLAILVDKGHLKHRSQQGRYIYVPTRRRAQAGRSALRRVLDTFFEGSLEKAVAALLQGADADLSDQDLQRLAQLIQQARKEGR; from the coding sequence ATGAGCCGCGCACCCGCCGACACACTGAGCCGCCGCGAACGACAGATCATGGATATCGTGTACGCACAGGGCGAGGCCACGGCGGCCGACGTCCGTGCCGCCCTGCCCGACCCGCCCAGCTACTCCGCCGTGCGCGCCCTGCTGGCGATCCTCGTCGACAAGGGGCATCTCAAGCACCGTTCCCAGCAGGGGCGCTATATCTATGTCCCCACCCGCCGCCGCGCCCAGGCCGGTCGCTCGGCGCTGCGCCGCGTGCTGGACACTTTTTTCGAGGGCTCACTCGAAAAAGCCGTCGCCGCCTTGTTGCAAGGGGCCGACGCCGACCTTTCCGATCAAGATCTCCAGCGCCTGGCGCAACTCATCCAGCAAGCTCGAAAGGAGGGACGCTGA